A genomic window from Pseudonocardia broussonetiae includes:
- the mshC gene encoding cysteine--1-D-myo-inosityl 2-amino-2-deoxy-alpha-D-glucopyranoside ligase yields the protein MHTWASVDVPRLPGEGPPLRLYDTSTGRVRPTAPGREALMYVCGITPYDATHLGHAATYLAFDLVNRLWRDLGHDVHYVQNVTDIDDPLLERAARDQDDWVVLGMRETALFREDMEALRVLPPRHYIGAVEAMGEISELVGKLLASGAAYRVPDAEFPDVYFDSAVTGHFGYESNYDEETMLRFSAERGGDPERPGKRSPLDPLLWRMAREGEPSWASDNGGGDLGPGRPGWHVECAAIALNRLGPQIDLNGGGSDLIFPHHECGAAHAEAFTGVHPFARHYTHTGMIGLDGEKMSKSRGNLVFVSKLRAENVDPNAIRIALLAGHYRTDRAWTAGLLDEANARLARWREAAALPAGPPADELLTQLRTHLADDLDTPRALAAVDAWAARALERRGTDGDAPALVRDALDALLGVRL from the coding sequence ATGCACACCTGGGCCTCCGTCGACGTCCCGCGCCTGCCCGGTGAGGGCCCGCCCCTGCGCCTGTACGACACGTCCACCGGGCGCGTGCGGCCCACCGCCCCCGGGCGCGAGGCGCTGATGTACGTCTGCGGCATCACCCCCTACGACGCCACGCACCTCGGGCACGCCGCCACCTACCTGGCGTTCGACCTGGTCAACCGCCTGTGGCGCGACCTCGGGCACGACGTGCACTACGTCCAGAACGTCACCGACATCGACGACCCGCTGCTCGAGCGCGCGGCCCGCGACCAGGACGACTGGGTCGTCCTCGGCATGCGCGAGACGGCGCTGTTCCGCGAGGACATGGAGGCGCTGCGCGTCCTCCCGCCGCGGCACTACATCGGCGCGGTCGAGGCGATGGGCGAGATCTCCGAGCTCGTCGGGAAGCTGCTCGCGTCGGGCGCGGCCTACCGCGTCCCGGACGCCGAGTTCCCCGACGTCTACTTCGACTCCGCGGTCACCGGGCACTTCGGCTACGAGTCGAACTACGACGAGGAGACGATGCTGCGGTTCTCCGCCGAGCGCGGCGGCGACCCGGAGCGGCCCGGCAAGCGCAGCCCGCTCGACCCCCTGCTGTGGCGGATGGCCCGCGAGGGCGAGCCGTCCTGGGCCAGTGACAATGGAGGCGGGGACCTGGGCCCCGGGCGCCCGGGCTGGCACGTCGAGTGCGCCGCGATCGCGCTCAACCGCCTCGGCCCGCAGATCGACCTCAACGGCGGCGGCTCGGACCTGATCTTCCCGCACCACGAGTGCGGTGCCGCCCACGCCGAGGCGTTCACCGGCGTGCACCCGTTCGCCCGGCACTACACGCACACCGGGATGATCGGCCTCGACGGCGAGAAGATGTCGAAGTCGCGCGGCAACCTGGTCTTCGTCTCCAAGCTGCGCGCCGAGAACGTCGACCCGAACGCGATCCGGATCGCCCTGCTGGCCGGGCACTACCGCACCGACCGGGCCTGGACCGCCGGGCTGCTCGACGAGGCGAACGCGCGGCTGGCCCGCTGGCGCGAGGCGGCCGCCCTGCCCGCGGGCCCGCCCGCCGACGAGCTGCTCACGCAGCTGCGCACGCACCTGGCCGACGACCTCGACACGCCCCGCGCCCTGGCCGCCGTCGACGCGTGGGCGGCCCGGGCGCTGGAGCGGCGCGGCACCGACGGCGACGCGCCCGCCCTGGTCCGCGATGCTCTCGACGCGCTCCTCGGGGTGCGCCTGTAG